A genomic segment from Ciconia boyciana chromosome 5, ASM3463844v1, whole genome shotgun sequence encodes:
- the TIFA gene encoding TRAF-interacting protein with FHA domain-containing protein A isoform X1, producing MIPVKWLLTYCSVLRTHFIMTSFEEAETEETVTCLHMTFYHPCQEEKMMFRCLNFCRREQVRADEMAKFGRDSSICHYNLMDTRVSRIQFSLQFYRKLNSSEFCFEIKNMSKKTKLIVDQTELGYLNKIDLPSKCIICFGDYQILAQIQEGESMDYFETRLDLAEVPILQERCLPSLQPIQENGISSSLFPSQGKSPIEIDENESC from the exons ATGATTCCAGTTAAATGGCTCCTCACATATTGCTCTG TTCTGAGGACTCATTTCATCATGACCTCTTTTGAAGAAgctgaaactgaagaaacagTAACATGTCTCCACATGACCTTTTACCATCCTTGCCAAGAAGAGAAGATGATGTTTCGTTGCTTGAATTTCTGTAGGCGAGAACAGGTCAGGGCAGATGAAATGGCCAAGTTCGGCCGCGATTCTAGTATCTGCCATTATAACTTAATGGATACTCGTGTTTCTCGGATTCAGTTTTCATTGcagttttacagaaaactgaacagctcagaattttgttttgagaTAAAGAACAtgagcaagaaaacaaaactgattgtGGACCAAACAGAACTGGGTTACTTAAACAAAATCGACCTGCCATCCAAGTGCATCATTTGTTTTGGGGACTACCAGATTTTAGCACAGATTCAAGAAGGGGAGTCCATGGATTATTTTGAGACTCGCTTAGACTTGGCTGAAGTGCCAATCTTACAAGAAAGATGCCTGCCATCACTGCAACCTATACAAGAGAATggcatttcttcttccttatttccttCCCAAGGCAAAAGCCCCATAGAGATTGATGAAAATGAGTCATGCTAG
- the TIFA gene encoding TRAF-interacting protein with FHA domain-containing protein A isoform X2: MTSFEEAETEETVTCLHMTFYHPCQEEKMMFRCLNFCRREQVRADEMAKFGRDSSICHYNLMDTRVSRIQFSLQFYRKLNSSEFCFEIKNMSKKTKLIVDQTELGYLNKIDLPSKCIICFGDYQILAQIQEGESMDYFETRLDLAEVPILQERCLPSLQPIQENGISSSLFPSQGKSPIEIDENESC; the protein is encoded by the coding sequence ATGACCTCTTTTGAAGAAgctgaaactgaagaaacagTAACATGTCTCCACATGACCTTTTACCATCCTTGCCAAGAAGAGAAGATGATGTTTCGTTGCTTGAATTTCTGTAGGCGAGAACAGGTCAGGGCAGATGAAATGGCCAAGTTCGGCCGCGATTCTAGTATCTGCCATTATAACTTAATGGATACTCGTGTTTCTCGGATTCAGTTTTCATTGcagttttacagaaaactgaacagctcagaattttgttttgagaTAAAGAACAtgagcaagaaaacaaaactgattgtGGACCAAACAGAACTGGGTTACTTAAACAAAATCGACCTGCCATCCAAGTGCATCATTTGTTTTGGGGACTACCAGATTTTAGCACAGATTCAAGAAGGGGAGTCCATGGATTATTTTGAGACTCGCTTAGACTTGGCTGAAGTGCCAATCTTACAAGAAAGATGCCTGCCATCACTGCAACCTATACAAGAGAATggcatttcttcttccttatttccttCCCAAGGCAAAAGCCCCATAGAGATTGATGAAAATGAGTCATGCTAG